In one Sander lucioperca isolate FBNREF2018 chromosome 7, SLUC_FBN_1.2, whole genome shotgun sequence genomic region, the following are encoded:
- the terb1 gene encoding telomere repeats-binding bouquet formation protein 1 isoform X1 — MDNTVVYSSSRNVNTTRTDLSLLLECLKFQMKCPDLQKQALLAIHSICEKREDNVDLLREMGGVAFVYNLSKASIVRSDVKETALFTLGTLAEANVYCKNSLCRKETFEDLAGFLMKEDIPLTQKRVSVYLLSVLVANNKSGQTLGQTTGCLDILLQLFRTTSPVSTEATLRAANATQTYQLWASVSSALCGCVNNPQNEDGQRICVAAFPIIKVWLQQIALPRSEIFQPICSFIAMTVANNSCVQESFSASGGLDTLTLALVRLASVADTSLLSCQLSVTISKTLSACITDNSSLASGLAQYGVVSHLFFLLTSPHLHPEDRLSVLLTLGHCTESSEEHQSQLVQCGGLPLIITLLTEDTSEEVRKAATFILQTCKQATTSLGVPELTARQGQGENVTPLTNMGGLRSSAREVLRRIELLEKRQAKEAKDEQENTEPLTLTEGLGQLPLPPALLQPLQLKERIKTIPTAYRQNSTLEHVEAGGDNYIQTFRNVIKNRNDSELKHTSSNLSMQEGKAKTSEGDVWCSVCKGTGALKSSHLRSLEGGKEPHMADSQLFKPPAPVRHSVPKEIKCTDDEELQHHEMSKVGNISVEEHSLSSIRCAGCVLPFEEVTSRTFASLQSSCHHSCDMHKVLQEATEQFRTRHFNLLFRREYQDDRVEQTEPDPERVSAAEPQRSWENWREVCLTPIRKGAGKGKPSLPEQQWKKHSGITLTPRHSGAKKQIFTSHNRTGPGLTPLKRSRLPEERRKGNNSGNPAPNDEPRTSTDQSSTRRERKDFSREEVRYLLCGVKTYGFSWNTILWSYDFQPGRTNVDLAKKYRRLMATRENLLK; from the exons ATGGATAATACAGTGGTTTACAGCAGCAGCCGTAACGTGAATA CCACAAGGACAGATCTTAGTTTGCTGCTTGAGTGTCTGAAGTTTCAGATGAAATGTCCCGATTTGCAGAAACAAGCTCTTCTCGCCATTCACTCAATCTGTGAAAAGAGAG AGGATAATGTGGACCTGCTGAGAGAAATGGGAGGTGTGGCATTTGTGTATAACCTCTCCAAAGCCAGTATTGTTCGTTCAGATGTAAAGGAGACTGCACTATTTACGCTTGGCACGTTAGCAGAGGCCAATG TGTATTGCAAGAATTCTCTGTGCAGAaaggagacatttgaagaccTTGCTGGTTTTTTGATGAAAGAAGACATCCCGCTAACACAGAAGAGAGTGTCTGTGTATTTGCTGTCTGTGTTGGTAGCCAACAACA AATCAGGACAGACTCTTGGCCAAACCACTGGCTGCCTGGATATTCTACTGCAGCTTTTCAG GACCACTTCCCCTGTCTCCACAGAGGCTACTTTGAGAGCAGCTAATGCTACTCAAACCTACCAACTTTGGGCTTCTGTGTCTAGTGCTCTCTGTGGATGTGTCAACAACCCTCAGAATG AGGACGGTCAGCGTATTTGTGTAGCAGCCTTTCCCATAATAAAAGTCTGGCTTCAGCAGATTGCTTTGCCACGCTCTGAGATTTTCCAACCCATATGTTCCTTCATAGCAATGACAGTTGCAAACAACT CCTGTGTTCAGGAGAGTTTTTCTGCTTCAGGGGGTCTGGATACCCTCACTCTTGCACTGGTTCGTCTAGCTTCTGTGGCAGATACAAGCTTGTTGTCTTGCCAGCTTTCTGTCACTATATCCAAGACCCTGTCAGCTTGCATCACAGATAACT CTTCCCTGGCTTCAGGTCTGGCTCAGTATGGCGTGGTTTCCCACCTCTTCTTCCTGCTGACTAGCCCACACCTGCACCCTGAGGACAGGCTCTCTGTTTTACTCACCCTGGGCCACTGCACTGAATCCTCTG AGGAGCACCAGTCCCAGTTGGTGCAGTGTGGAGGCCTGCCCCTTATCATAACCCTACTCACAGAGGATACAAGTGAGGAGGTTAGGAAGGCTGCTACATTCATATTGCAGACCTGCAAACAGGCCA CCACGTCCTTGGGAGTGCCTGAACTGACAGCGAGACAGGGGCAGGGTGAAAATGTGACCCCCCTTACAAACATGGGCGGCCTCAGGAGCTCAGCCAGAGAGGTGCTGCGCAGGATTGAACTGCTAGAGAAAAGACAAGCAAAG GAGGCTAAGGATGAGCAGGAAAACACAGAACCATTAACTTTAACCGAAGGGCTAGGCCAACTGCCTCTGCCTCCAGCTTTACTGCAGCCTCTGCAGCTGAAGGAGAGgattaaaaccattcccacgGCATATAGACAGAACAGCACTCTTGAGCATGTCGAAGCAGGGGGTGACAACTACATTCAAACCTTCAGAAACGTGATCAAGAATAGGAATGACAGTGAACTGAAGCACACAAGCTCCAATTTAAGTATGCAGGAAGGGAAGGCTAAAACCAGTGAAGGGGATGTGTGGTGTTCCGTTTGCAAGGGTACTGGGGCCCTAAAGTCTTCCCATCTGCGGTCACTAGAGGGAGGCAAAGAGCCTCATATGGCAGACAG TCAGTTGTTTAAGCCCCCAGCTCCAGTGAGGCACAGTGTACCAAAAGAAATTAAATGTACTGATGATGAAG aGTTACAGCACCATGAGATGAGTAAGGTGGGGAACATCTCAGTGGAGGAACACTCACTCTCTAGTATACGGTGTGCAG GTTGTGTGCTGCCCTTTGAGGAGGTGACAAGTCGCACTTTTGCGTCTCTCCAAAGCTCCTGCCACCACAGCTGTGACATGCACAAGGTTCTCCAGGAGGCCACAGAGCAGTTCAGGACTCGTCACTTCAACCTTCTGTTCAGGAGAGAGTACCAAGACGACAGGGTGGAGCAGACAGAACCAGACCCTGAGAGAGTTTCAGCTGCAGAGCCACAGAGAAGCTGGGAGAACTGGAGAG AGGTCTGCCTGACTCCCATACGTAAAGGAGCAGGGAAAGGCAAGCCCTCCCTGCCAGAACAACAGTGGAAGAAGCACAGTG GCATCACTTTGACTCCACGGCACAGTGGAGCTAAAAAGCAGATATTCACCTCTCATAACAGGACCG GTCCAGGCTTGACTCCCCTGAAAAGGTCTCGTCTTCCTGAAG agagaagaaaagggAATAATAGTGGAAATCCCGCTCCTAATGATGAGCCGAGAACTAGCACAGATCAATCTTCCACT AGAAGGGAGAGGAAAGACTTCAGCCGTGAGGAGGTGCGTTACCTGCTGTGCGGAGTGAAGACTTACGGCTTCTCCTGGAACACCATCTTGTGGTCATACGACTTTCAACCTGGACGCACCAATGTTGACCTGGCCAAAAAATACAGGAGGCTAATGGCAACAAGAGAAAATCTCCTTAAGTAA
- the pdp2 gene encoding pyruvate dehydrogenase [acetyl-transferring]-phosphatase 2, mitochondrial — MSRVCASILQRASSYTSTLSCTAPFQYTHFVGFPSSQPRAAHQCHFSSWGNVTSRSVLCFTGEESGSWSQSGRHLSTHQDLDFQLSRVQINSILRSNEQTVSVPEFDGRGLSAVKKFESNQLAANTPNEDRRSAATCLQSKGMLFGVFDGHGGWACAQAVSERLLYYTAVAMMSKQILEELEKCMEHGRAVPPILQWYKHHTDFNYRESASLYVDHLRVFWQELLDTEEHGEGMSPLDALDCSFKRLDADISLEAQVPFSNDLMKSTAIQVAFAGCTACVAHVGTDRIHVANSGDCRAVVGVLEEDGSWSALPLSQDHNSQNQAEMERIKAQHPPSERDTVVTDDRLLGVLMPLRAFGDVRFKWSHELQQSILASLEPGVDLDSLNLYQYSPPNYLTPPYLDVAPDITCHQLRPQDRFLILGTDGLWDELGNEEAVRLVGEHLSGIHLQAPVSPSERQMKLGQMHELLLKRQARASPALDTNAATHLIRHALGTGEYGELCQERLASLLTLPEDLARMYRDDITVTVVYLNSDLARHS, encoded by the exons ATGTCACGTGTGTGCGCCAGCATCCTTCAAAGAGCTTCAAGCTACACTTCGACACTTTCTTGTACTGCCCCATTCCAG TACACCCACTTCGTAGGATTTCCCTCATCTCAGCCTCGAGCAGCCCACCAATGTCACTTCTCATCCTGGGGTAACGTTACCTCCAGATCAGTGTTGTGCTTCACTGGTGAGGAGTCTGGAAGTTGGTCTCAAAGTGGGCGGCACCTCTCAACTCATCAGGACCTTGACTTCCAGCTCAGCCGGGTCCAAATCAACAGTATTCTGCGATCTAATGAGCAG ACAGTGAGTGTGCCAGAGTTTGATGGCAGGGGACTCAGTGCTGTGAAAAAGTTTGAGAGCAACCAGTTGGCTGCTAACACACCTAATGAGGATCGTCGTAGTGCAGCCACCTGCTTACAG TCAAAGGGCATGCTCTTTGGAGTATTTGATGGCCATGGGGGCTGGGCATGTGCCCAGGCTGTCAGTGAGCGTCTGCTGTACTACACTGCAGTTGCAATGATGTCAAAGCAGATCCTGGAGGAGCTTGAGAAATGCATGGAGCATGGCAGAGCTGTTCCTCCCATCTTGCAGTGGTACAAACACCATACAGACTTTAACTATCGTGAATCTGCTTCCCTCTACGTTGACCACCTGAGAGTCTTCTGGCAAGAATTACTGGACACTGAGGAACATGGTGAAGGCATGAG TCCTCTGGATGCTCTGGACTGTTCGTTTAAACGGCTCGACGCTGACATCTCCTTGGAGGCTCAAGTCCCCTTTTCCAATGATCTGATGAAAAGCACAGCCATCCAG GTTGCTTTTGCTGGGTGCACTGCCTGCGTGGCTCATGTTGGCACAGACAGGATCCACGTGGCGAATTCCGGTGACTGCCGAGCAGTAGTGGGGGTGCTGGAGGAGGACGGTTCGTGGAGCGCTTTGCCCCTTTCCCAAGACCACAACTCACAGAACCAGGCTGAGATGGAGCGGATCAAGGCCCAGCACCCGCcctcagagagagacacagtggTCACAGATGACAGACTGCTCGGG GTTCTGATGCCCCTCCGTGCGTTTGGTGATGTAAGATTCAAGTGGAGCCATGAGTTGCAGCAGAGCATTTTAGCCAGCCTGGAACCTGGAGTCGACTTGGACTCTCTCAACCTGTACCAGTACAGTCCACCTAACTACCTAACTCCACCCTATCTGGATGTGGCACCCGACATAACCTGTCACCAGCTGAGACCTCAGGACCGCTTCCTGATCCTCGGCACTGACGGGCTGTGGGATGAACTAGGGAACGAGGAGGCTGTACGACTCGTCGGAGAGCACCTGAGTGGGATTCACCTACAG GCTCCCGTTTCTCCATCTGAGAGGCAGATGAAATTGGGTCAGATGCATGAACTCTTGCTGAAACGCCAGGCCCGTGCCTCCCCCGCTTTAGACACCAACGCTGCTACACACCTCATCAGACATGCTCTGGGCACTGGGGAGTATGGAGAACTGTGCCAGGAGAGGCTGGCCTCTTTGCTCACTTTGCCAGAGGACCTAGCTAGAATGTACAGGGACGATATCACAGTAACTGTGGTCTATCTGAACTCTGACCTGGCCAGACACAGCTAA
- the LOC116045673 gene encoding protein TsetseEP-like, with protein MGNQLNRRGALGNSAETAETEQEPAQPAEDAGITLTQEVIQAENLDVVMGEPVTLMACLPTEECVSECQVIEAPAASDPLTDAVPEPVAKETPAPVQPEPLVSEPSPPESDPKPVAEAQPAPEPVPEPEPVPELEPVPELEPVPKPELGPEPELVPEQEAEVETDPEPISESVPAPAEALEEKTDLLSQESLPEPVISSPPLIDLGVPDVTPQPIDIPASITNADEPSDIPVTKECQESAEVEESEDTSEPLEKLMEVEAAGNSEQLMSNINEESVCGLLKNLELKGNDLAADLIPADVEIPDAMSTSTELM; from the coding sequence ATGGGAAACCAATTAAACAGGCGAGGAGCCCTAGGCAACAGTGCTGAAACTGCTGAAACTGAACAGGAGCCTGCACAACCAGCAGAAGACGCTGGGATAACGTTGACTCAGGAGGTCATTCAGGCAGAGAACCTAGATGTGGTGATGGGGGAGCCAGTAACACTAATGGCATGTTTACCCACTGAAGAATGTGTCTCAGAGTGTCAAGTGATAGAGGCTCCTGCTGCCTCAGACCCATTAACTGATGCTGTACCAGAGCCTGTGGCAAAGGAAACCCCAGCTCCAGTCCAACCTGAGCCTCTGGTCAGCGAACCATCACCTCCAGAATCCGATCCAAAACCTGTTGCTGAAGCTCAACCTGCTCCAGAGCCAGTTCCCGAACCAGAGCCAGTTCCCGAACTAGAGCCAGTTCCCGAACTAGAGCCAGTTCCCAAACCAGAGCTAGGTCCCGAACCAGAGCTAGTTCCTGAACAAGAGGCAGAAGTTGAGACAGACCCTGAACCCATCTCAGAGTCAGTACCAGCCCCAGCTGAGGCTCTGGAGGAGAAGACAGACCTGCTTAGCCAAGAGTCTCTCCCTGAACCAGTGATTTCTTCACCCCCTTTGATCGACCTGGGTGTCCCTGATGTAACTCCCCAACCTATTGACATTCCGGCTTCCATCACCAATGCAGACGAGCCTTCAGACATCCCGGTGACCAAGGAATGCCAAGAGAGTGCTGAGGTTGAAGAGAGTGAGGACACATCAGAACCTCTGGAAAAGCTGATGGAGGTGGAGGCTGCAGGGAATTCGGAGCAGCTTATGAGCAACATCAACGAGGAAAGTGTTTGTGGACTGCTGAAGAACTTAGAGCTGAAAGGAAATGACCTGGCCGCTGACCTCATTCCCGCTGATGTCGAGATCCCTGATGCCATGAGCACTTCAACTGAGCTGATGTGA
- the terb1 gene encoding telomere repeats-binding bouquet formation protein 1 isoform X2, with product MKCPDLQKQALLAIHSICEKREDNVDLLREMGGVAFVYNLSKASIVRSDVKETALFTLGTLAEANVYCKNSLCRKETFEDLAGFLMKEDIPLTQKRVSVYLLSVLVANNKSGQTLGQTTGCLDILLQLFRTTSPVSTEATLRAANATQTYQLWASVSSALCGCVNNPQNEDGQRICVAAFPIIKVWLQQIALPRSEIFQPICSFIAMTVANNSCVQESFSASGGLDTLTLALVRLASVADTSLLSCQLSVTISKTLSACITDNSSLASGLAQYGVVSHLFFLLTSPHLHPEDRLSVLLTLGHCTESSEEHQSQLVQCGGLPLIITLLTEDTSEEVRKAATFILQTCKQATTSLGVPELTARQGQGENVTPLTNMGGLRSSAREVLRRIELLEKRQAKEAKDEQENTEPLTLTEGLGQLPLPPALLQPLQLKERIKTIPTAYRQNSTLEHVEAGGDNYIQTFRNVIKNRNDSELKHTSSNLSMQEGKAKTSEGDVWCSVCKGTGALKSSHLRSLEGGKEPHMADSQLFKPPAPVRHSVPKEIKCTDDEELQHHEMSKVGNISVEEHSLSSIRCAGCVLPFEEVTSRTFASLQSSCHHSCDMHKVLQEATEQFRTRHFNLLFRREYQDDRVEQTEPDPERVSAAEPQRSWENWREVCLTPIRKGAGKGKPSLPEQQWKKHSGITLTPRHSGAKKQIFTSHNRTGPGLTPLKRSRLPEERRKGNNSGNPAPNDEPRTSTDQSSTRRERKDFSREEVRYLLCGVKTYGFSWNTILWSYDFQPGRTNVDLAKKYRRLMATRENLLK from the exons ATGAAATGTCCCGATTTGCAGAAACAAGCTCTTCTCGCCATTCACTCAATCTGTGAAAAGAGAG AGGATAATGTGGACCTGCTGAGAGAAATGGGAGGTGTGGCATTTGTGTATAACCTCTCCAAAGCCAGTATTGTTCGTTCAGATGTAAAGGAGACTGCACTATTTACGCTTGGCACGTTAGCAGAGGCCAATG TGTATTGCAAGAATTCTCTGTGCAGAaaggagacatttgaagaccTTGCTGGTTTTTTGATGAAAGAAGACATCCCGCTAACACAGAAGAGAGTGTCTGTGTATTTGCTGTCTGTGTTGGTAGCCAACAACA AATCAGGACAGACTCTTGGCCAAACCACTGGCTGCCTGGATATTCTACTGCAGCTTTTCAG GACCACTTCCCCTGTCTCCACAGAGGCTACTTTGAGAGCAGCTAATGCTACTCAAACCTACCAACTTTGGGCTTCTGTGTCTAGTGCTCTCTGTGGATGTGTCAACAACCCTCAGAATG AGGACGGTCAGCGTATTTGTGTAGCAGCCTTTCCCATAATAAAAGTCTGGCTTCAGCAGATTGCTTTGCCACGCTCTGAGATTTTCCAACCCATATGTTCCTTCATAGCAATGACAGTTGCAAACAACT CCTGTGTTCAGGAGAGTTTTTCTGCTTCAGGGGGTCTGGATACCCTCACTCTTGCACTGGTTCGTCTAGCTTCTGTGGCAGATACAAGCTTGTTGTCTTGCCAGCTTTCTGTCACTATATCCAAGACCCTGTCAGCTTGCATCACAGATAACT CTTCCCTGGCTTCAGGTCTGGCTCAGTATGGCGTGGTTTCCCACCTCTTCTTCCTGCTGACTAGCCCACACCTGCACCCTGAGGACAGGCTCTCTGTTTTACTCACCCTGGGCCACTGCACTGAATCCTCTG AGGAGCACCAGTCCCAGTTGGTGCAGTGTGGAGGCCTGCCCCTTATCATAACCCTACTCACAGAGGATACAAGTGAGGAGGTTAGGAAGGCTGCTACATTCATATTGCAGACCTGCAAACAGGCCA CCACGTCCTTGGGAGTGCCTGAACTGACAGCGAGACAGGGGCAGGGTGAAAATGTGACCCCCCTTACAAACATGGGCGGCCTCAGGAGCTCAGCCAGAGAGGTGCTGCGCAGGATTGAACTGCTAGAGAAAAGACAAGCAAAG GAGGCTAAGGATGAGCAGGAAAACACAGAACCATTAACTTTAACCGAAGGGCTAGGCCAACTGCCTCTGCCTCCAGCTTTACTGCAGCCTCTGCAGCTGAAGGAGAGgattaaaaccattcccacgGCATATAGACAGAACAGCACTCTTGAGCATGTCGAAGCAGGGGGTGACAACTACATTCAAACCTTCAGAAACGTGATCAAGAATAGGAATGACAGTGAACTGAAGCACACAAGCTCCAATTTAAGTATGCAGGAAGGGAAGGCTAAAACCAGTGAAGGGGATGTGTGGTGTTCCGTTTGCAAGGGTACTGGGGCCCTAAAGTCTTCCCATCTGCGGTCACTAGAGGGAGGCAAAGAGCCTCATATGGCAGACAG TCAGTTGTTTAAGCCCCCAGCTCCAGTGAGGCACAGTGTACCAAAAGAAATTAAATGTACTGATGATGAAG aGTTACAGCACCATGAGATGAGTAAGGTGGGGAACATCTCAGTGGAGGAACACTCACTCTCTAGTATACGGTGTGCAG GTTGTGTGCTGCCCTTTGAGGAGGTGACAAGTCGCACTTTTGCGTCTCTCCAAAGCTCCTGCCACCACAGCTGTGACATGCACAAGGTTCTCCAGGAGGCCACAGAGCAGTTCAGGACTCGTCACTTCAACCTTCTGTTCAGGAGAGAGTACCAAGACGACAGGGTGGAGCAGACAGAACCAGACCCTGAGAGAGTTTCAGCTGCAGAGCCACAGAGAAGCTGGGAGAACTGGAGAG AGGTCTGCCTGACTCCCATACGTAAAGGAGCAGGGAAAGGCAAGCCCTCCCTGCCAGAACAACAGTGGAAGAAGCACAGTG GCATCACTTTGACTCCACGGCACAGTGGAGCTAAAAAGCAGATATTCACCTCTCATAACAGGACCG GTCCAGGCTTGACTCCCCTGAAAAGGTCTCGTCTTCCTGAAG agagaagaaaagggAATAATAGTGGAAATCCCGCTCCTAATGATGAGCCGAGAACTAGCACAGATCAATCTTCCACT AGAAGGGAGAGGAAAGACTTCAGCCGTGAGGAGGTGCGTTACCTGCTGTGCGGAGTGAAGACTTACGGCTTCTCCTGGAACACCATCTTGTGGTCATACGACTTTCAACCTGGACGCACCAATGTTGACCTGGCCAAAAAATACAGGAGGCTAATGGCAACAAGAGAAAATCTCCTTAAGTAA